Proteins co-encoded in one Dasypus novemcinctus isolate mDasNov1 chromosome 18, mDasNov1.1.hap2, whole genome shotgun sequence genomic window:
- the LHB gene encoding lutropin subunit beta: IAPSTSISGNRSGLSGFWARRGAPGAPAGSLRRSSGGLLLWLLLTSSGVWTARGPLRPLCRPVNATLAAENEACPVCVTFTTSICAGYCPSMVRVLPAALPPVPQPVCTYRELRFASVQLPGCPPGVDPVVSFPVALSCRCGPCRLSSSDCGGPKAQPLGCDSPHLPGLLFL, encoded by the exons ATAGCCCCAAGCACGTCCATTTCGGGGAACCGCTCCGGGCTGTCTGGCTTCTGGGCCAGGCGAGGGGCACCCGGGGCTCCGGCTGGCTCCCTCAGGCGCTCGTCTGGG GGACTGCTGCTGTGGCTGCTGCTAACCTCCAGCGGGGTGTGGACGGCCAGGGGGCCCCTGCGGCCGCTGTGCCGGCCCGTCAACGCCACCCTGGCTGCCGAGAACGAGGCCTGCCCCGTCTGCGTCACCTTCACCACCAGCATCTGTGCCGGCTACTGCCCCAGCATG GTGCGGGTGCTGCCGGCCGCCCTGCCACCTGTACCCCAGCCTGTGTGCACGTACCGCGAGCTGCGCTTCGCCTCCGTCCAGCTCCCCGGCTGCCCCCCGGGCGTGGACCCTGTGGTCTCCTTCCCTGTGGCCCTCAGCTGCCGCTGCGGTCCCTGCCGCCTCAGCAGCTCTGACTGTGGGGGCCCGAAAGCCCAGCCCCTGGGCTGTGacagcccccacctcccaggccTTCTCTTCCTCTAg
- the SAXO3 gene encoding stabilizer of axonemal microtubules 3 — MAAGPPLAGSAVGRFCHLGQQRQQAAPTWPWGGGGAMAGRPLALGCGPLRSPVSGTEGAGSWPAWHLTSSGVAHHIIPPAPFPPPTVQSTVAEPLAPAAKQAPHIWAFDEVLSRWETTTGSAHVPKTHGGPCAQPKAPEPADPTRTVGIKDLGEKLRHRGWHLPLITKHHLSETRAQYAARPGPARPATSFVGPQPLELADHHRGGPSQALIPWGRSSELAGRPFTVSDQGILDRQQLYLPTSARDFRAYPQKELSGYPRKDLLTYWSLAEMPRVWGHGPQKPPCPRPSRPPQPRRPRVPCARPATPAVPHRGALSLAQESYGPPLHPLRRLDRFCPVEAPWGGPHWKPVPGIYSVPRAYRTESSGYGSGKPARA; from the exons aTGGCTGCAGGTCCTCCATTGGCTGGCTCCGCTGTGGGCAGGTTCTGTCACCTGGGGCAACAGCGACAACAAGCTGCTCCTACTTGGccttggggcgggggtggggccaTGGCTGGCCGGCCCCTAGCTCTGGGCTGTGGCCCCCTCAGGTCCCCCGTTTCTGGGACGGAGGGGGCGGGGTCCTGGCCCGCCTGGCATCTCACCAGCAGTGGCGTCGCCCACCACATTATCCCACCGGCACCCTTTCCTCCGCCCACTGTGCAG TCCACGGTCGCAGAGCCCCTAGCCCCAGCCGCTAAGCAGGCTCCGCACATCTGGGCTTTCGACGAGGTCCTTAGCAGGTGGGAAACGACGACCGGCTCGGCACACGTGCCCAAGACCCACGGCGGTCCCTGCGCGCAGCCCAAGGCGCCAGAGCCTGCGGACCCCACGCGAACTGTGGGCATCAAGGATCTAGGTGAAAAG CTGAGACACCGCGGCTGGCACCTCCCTCTGATCACAAAGCACCATCTCAGCGAGACGCGGGCGCAGtacgcggcccggcccggcccggcccggccggCCACCTCCTTCGTCGGGCCCCAGCCCCTGGAGCTGGCCGATCACCACCGCGGAGGCCCTTCCCAG GCTCTAATCCCCTGGGGCAGGAGCTCCGAGCTGGCCGGCCGACCTTTCACAGTATCCGACCAGGGGATCCTGGACCGTCAGCAGCTCTACCTGCCCACCTCGGCCCGGGACTTCAGAGCCTACCCGCA GAAGGAGCTGTCTGGGTACCCCCGCAAGGACCTGCTGACCTACTGGAGCTTGGCGGAGATGCCCCGGGTCTGGGgccacggcccgcagaagccgccCTGCCCGCGCCCCTCTCGGCCGCCCCAGCCGCGCCGACCCCGCGTGCCCTGCGCGCGCCCCGCCACGCCGGCCGTGCCGCACCGCGGGGCGCTGTCCCTGGCTCAGGAGTCCTACGGCCCCCCGCTGCACCCACTCCGCCGGCTCGACCGTTTCTGCCCGGTGGAGGCGCCCTGGGGCGGCCCCCACTGGAAGCCCGTGCCCGGCATCTACAGCGTGCCGCGGGCCTACCGCACCGAGAGCTCCGGCTACGGCAGCGGGAAGCCCGCGCGTGCCTGA